The genome window CGATGGAGAAAAGCTCCGGCGGTCAGTTTGAGGAAAAAGAGTTCTTTGAATATCATATATATAACCTGCAGCGTCCGGCGGATGTGGCAAACAACGAAATAAAACAAATACAGCTCTTTGATGGAAGCGGAATTCCGGTTGTTAAAAAATACCGTTTCCTGAGTGATTATTACAGTGCCGCAGGCAAAAAAGATGTAAATGTGATTGTTGAGTTTGAAAATAAAGAAGAATTCAGCCTTGGCGTTCCGATGCCAAAAGGCAAGGTTCGAATCTATAAATCAGACGGAAGTTCACTGGAGTTTGTCGGCGAAGATGCTATTGACCACACTCCGCGCAATGAGAAAATCTCCCTTAAACTGGGGAATGCATTTGACATCGTTGCTGAAGAAGTGATGGAAGACTACAAACAGATCAGTAAAAACACCTACGAAAGTACGTTTATTGTAAAGCTGAAGAACAGAAAAAAAGAAGCTGTAACCATCAATGTGGTTAAGAATGTCGGCTATAACTGGGAGGTTAAAAACAATAATCTTGCTTTCTCAAAGATTGATGCAGATACCATCGAGTTCAATGTAGCAGTTAAAGCAGATGGTGAAACCGAGCTGAAATACACTCTTCGGTATTCATATTAATTAATCAGTCCAAAACAGGATTTGCAGGGAGTTTGTTCTTCGTAAAGACAAGCAAAGGCGTGTCTTTACGGGGATAAAAATCAAAAAATAATATCCCGCCAATATTCAATAGGACAGGTCGCGATCTGTCCCAACGATGATATTTCTTTAATTCAGCTTTTGTAGAGACACGCCGCGGCGTGTCTGTACGGATGTACCACGACTTCAAAGCAGTCACATTATATATATGCTATTAATCAGGAGTACCGTTGCTTCCCCAGGACAGGTCACGACCTGTCCCTACCATCATTTTTCCAGAACTGATGCTTTGTACAGATATGCCGCAGCGTGTCTGTACGGATGTGCTACGATTTCAAAGGATTCAGATTATATATACTGTGAAGCAGGAGCGCCCATGCTTCCCCAGGACAGGTCGCAACCTGTCCCTACCATTGTTTTTCCAGAACTGATACTTTGTACAGACACGCCGCGGCGTGTCTTTACGGATGTACCACGACTTCAAAGGATTCACATTATATATACTGTGAAGCAGGACCGCCCATACTTCCCAAGGACAGGTCGCGACCTGTCCCTACCCTTATTTAACCAGACTGATACTTTGTACAGACACGCCGCGGCGTGTCTCCGAGCCTGCCAACAGAGAGATATATCCTTTTCTAATTAGCCGGCAGTTTACCGGTTATCTGCCCAACAATGTATTAAATACCTTATCCACAATTGCTCTTCTTGCCGTCAGGAAATTTTTTACCGTTCCCTGCGGACTTTGTACATTAAGCGCGTAGAAGTAGGTATTGTCCGCGGTTTCTACAAACCCTACCAGCCATCCGAGATCAATGCCGCCGCTGTCCATCCAGCCGGTTTTACCGTAAAGTTTATATACTCCCTCATCTTTCAGAAGCATGATATTCTTTGTGATCCGGACGCTTTTTTCGCTAAAGCTGAGTTTGCCAAAATACATTCTGCGCAAAAAATCAACCTGCTGCTCGGGGGATATCCTGATTTCACCATCCAGCCAGAAGCGGTCAAGACCGCCATTCATGTTCCGGTTTCCGTAACGGTTATCCGTGAGAGCCTTCTGCATATTCTCTGCCCCGATGCGCCTTGCGATTTCCTGATAAAACCAGACACTCGAAATTCTGAATGCCTCACGCATGTCAAGGTCTTTGTTCAGTTCCTCGCGGCTCCGTTTAACCCCGTCCCATTTGATGATTTCGTTTTCGTCTTTTACCGCACCGTAGGTTATCCCTGCCATTGAGTTGAATATCTTGAATGTGGAGGCGGGTATATAAGCGTTTCTTGCCCGTTCTGGATTATAAACGATATATCGCTTTTCTCTTTCATTGTAAACAAGGATAGTGCCTTCCAGATTCTGCTCATCAAAGAACTTTCCAAAATCTTCCCTGATATCCGCCTTGTGGAAAATCTTTTCCACCCGGCGGAGTGTTGTCTGAACCGGGTCGTAATCACGTGAAATCATCATCGTTTCATTTGTAAGAAGCGTGACTGACGGATTTCCCAGCGGAAGGTCAAACTGCATGATACCGCTTTTTCCGCTAAGTACAAATGTACCATTATACACCAGGCGTTCATGGAACAGCGTATCACGGAAATGCATACTGAATTTACCGCTGACATCTATTTTGAGCAGATCAGGCATATCACCCGCCTTCCGGAAGAAATCAATACCGTCACCGGAAACAGAATCAATACTGCCGTCCCGGTTATATACGTATTGCCTCGCAAGATACCATTCCCCGGAGAGCAGATTCTGTGCCGGTACCTGCGCAGCCAGCAGCAAGAACAAAATGAGCAGACTGTTTTTCATTTACTTAAAATTCCACTTTAATGGTTAAAATTTTCTTGCCGCCTGCCTGTAGGCGCACGGTATTCTTTTCTGCCAGAACCGGCTCCAGAATATTTTCCTGCATGTCGGTCATATGGCAGGATTTAACCGGTCTGCTGAATACCAGTTCATCATGAATCTCTTCACGCATCGGATTCCAGAGACGTACCGATATTCCATTTCCGTCTTCACTCTTTTTGAAGGAAGATATAATCAGTTTTTTATTTACCAGATTCATAAATCCTGCGCCCGGGTTTTCAGTTCCGGTCATTGGCGGGAATCCGCTCATATATCTGCCGGTCTGTCTTCTTACCGGCTGGCCGCTTAGCTCCTGCATCTTTTCAAACAGAGCAGGCACTCCTGCTTTATGATTTACAGGCATTACCGCATATTTGAACGTTATATCCCCTTTCTCGAGACCTTCAGAGACGGCACTATCCGCCGGCTGCCAGCGGTAAGAACGGAGCATAACTATGGTCATTGTCCGTTCAGCATCATCACGAACGCCTCCTTCATGCAGTCCGCCGCCAGAAATGAATGCCAGTCCTTTTTTGTTATCTTTCACAAAAAAGAGATGTGAAAACGGCTTCTCCGTAATTTCCGCTTCATTCCAATTTTCGGTTTTTCTGTCGAGGTGAATAGCTCTTTCCGTCAGATCAAATGGAGTATGCGCAAAATAGGACTGCGCTCTTACTGCTCCTGCGGGGAAGAGAAGATTCAGTGCATGATCTTCAGCAGGGTTGTTTATGGTGGTTGTTATATCAACCGATCTTGATCCTTTACAGAGGGATATATCAGAGATAACCGTCAGATAATTCACCTCCGAACTTCTGGTCATCCTTCTGTGATCATAGCGGGCAGGAATGTTCATTTTGTACTGCACCCGGAAAGTCACGGCAAGAGGTCCGTCAGCAGTAACAGAAATACGTTCTACAGAGCCGGCTGACAATACTTTCTCCTCATTTGCCGAACCCATGTGAAACCATCCATGGCCGGTTTCACTCAGGTCTTCAAACACGTGAAGTCCGTTATATATCTCACCGTTTTCTTTGTCGGTAAGATTGAAGGTTCCGTCCCCGTTTATCTGCATGTATATATGTTCGTTTTCCGCACCAAGTGCGCCTCTCCTGAGAGAGCCCATATATCTCTGCGGCTGCTTTGAGGGTTTAATCAGCAGTGAGCGGAATCCCATTCCTGGCATGGTCTGCTCAACTGCTATGGTATATCTGTCTCCCTCACCGTCGCCAAAATCGGTTGTGGTTCTCGCAAAACGGGTGCGTTCAGAATAGCGGGGGGTAACCCCCATAATCTGATAAGGTACTTTATTTCCTTCCTGATCTTCAATACTGAAGCTGTTAATTTCCTCCTGCGGATAAAATCCGTCGCTTGTTTTGGTAGGATAATTTACCGGGAAATCAAGATCAAGTTTCACTACCCGCCTGCTCTCAAAAGGAAGAGGATGATAGTAGGTCAGGGTAAATTCATCATCATTTGTCCTCAGGTCTTTAAAGTTCTCTGTCAGCTTTCCGAATGTCCGTGAAACTGACTGATGCCCGATGAGTTCCGCTTGCTCATAACGGTACATCATATCACGGTGCGCCTGGTCAATGGAACTGCCGCAGATTGAATCATGCGCATGATTCAGCAGCACCTGCTCCCATGCCAGATTCAGGAAGGGATAAACTGATATATCTCCCTGCAGCGCCGCAATTCCGGCAAGAGGGTCTGCGTATCTGAGAAGCAGATTTTCCAGACGGTCATTGGTGACTTTAATCTTCATGCGTGAGGAGGTACAGTTCGGAATCAGCCAGTTATAGGGATTACGGAACTCGGTCGGCTCACGGAGTTCACCATGCCGCTGATGCAGATCCTTAATTTCCTTTTTAGCATGCTCAAAGAAAAGAGGCAGAGTTGAATTCTCTGTTTTTACGTGCTTCATGGTCTCTTCAATGAGCGCCATATATTCATCCGCATTCCGGGCCGGAGGACGGTGATCAAGTGCATCCATCAGGCAGATTGCTTCGCAATTGCCCCTGTCAATTTCATGCTGTATATATTTGCTGAAACCTTCAGCGGCTTTGGCGCGAAGCCCGGGATCAGTCATGTCTTTTCCCTCAAGAATAAACCTTGCTGTCACGAACGCACCATACCCCATGTGATCCTGCAGCTTAAAGGTAAAAATTCCTGAGTCGTCAGGAGCAACCCAGTTAAAGAATGCGGGCGTTGTGCTTTCCACGGTACCTCTGCCAACCACGCAGTTCTCAAGACCGAAACCTTTATATATCTGCGGCGCCTGAGCAGGATGGCCGAACATATCGCAGGTATATGCCACCGGCATTGGTTCGGTATTCCATTCACGGCTGATTTTTGTACCGAGCAGAAGATTGCGCACCAGCGTTTCCTCGCCAACGCAGAAAAGATCGGGCATAGTAAACCAGGGACCTATCAGTATCCTTCCTTCCTGAATCATCTTTCCCAGCCGTTCCTTATTCTGCGGCATGATTTCAAGATAATCCTTCAGCAGACAAGTCTGCCCGTCCAGATGGAAATATTTGAACTGCGGATTTTTTTCCATGATATCCAGCAGGTCGTTAATTACCTCAACCAGAAGCCAGCGGAACTCCTGAAAAGCCCGATACCACTCACGGTCCCAGTGTGTTCCTGCTATATAATGAGCTTTATATGTTTTCATAATTGTTTCCTACACGTGAAGTCTGAATTTATATTTGTAAAGAAAAGCGCCGGCCGCGGTGAATACTCCGGCAAAAAGCATTGAGCGGATAATCCCGGCTGTTCCGTGCCCGGCCCCTGACCATATACTGCTTCCTGACAAACTCAGGAGAAAATAAAAGATATCTGGTAATATATACACAAGCAGGGCATTTGACCCCGCGAAAGAGAGCAACATAGCCGGTGTCTTGCCGTATTTTTCAAACGGAATATTCCGGAGGAGGGAAAAAATGATAATGCACCATCCGGCTGAATAAAGAGACCAGGAGGGCGTTGCCCCGTTTTTATTTATGCCATAAGCCGGCTCAAGCATCCACCCCGCGGGAAAGGCAAGAATGATCATTAGAATATATACATAGAGTATATGCGCTTCCGCATTTTTCCGCCTGAGCTCCCTGCCCGAAAGCATAACAGCCATTCCTGATGCCATGATAAAGGAGTGGCTCCCGAGCTGAACACCAATCCAGATAATGCTCCCAGCGGTTCCCCCTTCGCCAAAATATCCGGCATGGTCAGCCATATAGAGCAGAAGAAAAAAGAGGACGCCGGCAAATATCAGTTTAATGTTATCTTTCGCTAGGAGATAGAGTAAAGAGCTGCAGAGATATGCCCAGCCGATCAGTCCAATGATCCCCCACCATTTGGTCTGCATCCAGCCGGGATTCTCAGTTGTCCCGCTCCTTAAAATATATACCATATACAGTATGACGAGCGCTGAGATAATCTGCACTATGGTTCTTGCCCGCCCTGAAGGTACTGTTGCAAAAAACATTATTACAGCCAGAAGAACAATGGTTCCCCAGAGATATTTATGCATACCGGTAAGTTCTGCATTCACTCCGCTGATATTTACCATAAGCACTCCTATAACAAGCAGGCTTATGCCCCTGCGGAAAATACCTGCCAGAAGAGTCCCGTAACCTTCCCCCGCGGAGATGCGTTTATCCAGGGCCAGCGGGATGCTCATTCCCGATATAAACAGAAACGCAGGAAACACGATATCCACGAAGGTCATTCCGTTTTCCTCCGGCGGATAATGCTTCAGCCAGCCGGGGATACCGGTAACCGAGGCAAGATCATTCACGAATATCATCAGGAAGATGGTGAGTCCCCTGAAAATATCCACCGTAAGATCCCGGTTCTGTCTGTTTTTCTCTTCCACTAAATTTTTTGGCTTATGAGCAGGCGCTTTGTGCTCGTTTCAGGATTGTTTAACTTTCAGTTATCAAAATTATAAACTGTCACGCTCACTAAAAACAGATTATCGTACCCATGCAGGGAAAAGTTGTACTTGTAACCGGCTCGACCGACGGAATCGGGCTGGAAACAGCCCGCCAGTTAGCCCGACTCGGTGCCACCATTATTCTTCACGGCAGAAATTACCAGACCGGTCCGGACCTCAGGGACCAGATTAAACGCGAAACCGGCAATGAGCACATTGATTATGTAAACGCAGACCTTTCAAAACGGGACAAACTTCACGCCCTTACTGATCACATCAAATCCCAGTACGGTGTCCTTGATGTCCTTATCCATAATGCCGGTGTCTTTATGACCGAAAGGAAGCTGACACCTGAGGGTCTGGAAATGACATT of Ignavibacteriales bacterium contains these proteins:
- the blaOXA gene encoding class D beta-lactamase; amino-acid sequence: MKNSLLILFLLLAAQVPAQNLLSGEWYLARQYVYNRDGSIDSVSGDGIDFFRKAGDMPDLLKIDVSGKFSMHFRDTLFHERLVYNGTFVLSGKSGIMQFDLPLGNPSVTLLTNETMMISRDYDPVQTTLRRVEKIFHKADIREDFGKFFDEQNLEGTILVYNEREKRYIVYNPERARNAYIPASTFKIFNSMAGITYGAVKDENEIIKWDGVKRSREELNKDLDMREAFRISSVWFYQEIARRIGAENMQKALTDNRYGNRNMNGGLDRFWLDGEIRISPEQQVDFLRRMYFGKLSFSEKSVRITKNIMLLKDEGVYKLYGKTGWMDSGGIDLGWLVGFVETADNTYFYALNVQSPQGTVKNFLTARRAIVDKVFNTLLGR
- a CDS encoding DUF5009 domain-containing protein; its protein translation is MEEKNRQNRDLTVDIFRGLTIFLMIFVNDLASVTGIPGWLKHYPPEENGMTFVDIVFPAFLFISGMSIPLALDKRISAGEGYGTLLAGIFRRGISLLVIGVLMVNISGVNAELTGMHKYLWGTIVLLAVIMFFATVPSGRARTIVQIISALVILYMVYILRSGTTENPGWMQTKWWGIIGLIGWAYLCSSLLYLLAKDNIKLIFAGVLFFLLLYMADHAGYFGEGGTAGSIIWIGVQLGSHSFIMASGMAVMLSGRELRRKNAEAHILYVYILMIILAFPAGWMLEPAYGINKNGATPSWSLYSAGWCIIIFSLLRNIPFEKYGKTPAMLLSFAGSNALLVYILPDIFYFLLSLSGSSIWSGAGHGTAGIIRSMLFAGVFTAAGAFLYKYKFRLHV